One window from the genome of Rhodopseudomonas sp. P2A-2r encodes:
- a CDS encoding ABC transporter substrate-binding protein, producing MVIGTVLKSLVARKLPASSAAIAYATDDAVSKSVGTAVLPGLFTEAKIPLKGSVDFQYKAFDLSPQVSQLAQMKADVIGFGAPPEAMINLAKEMKRQGVTGRLIAGTTVADPDLPARFGDAGEGTLIGTTFYDDLNDATRKFVKDFGERATKAGSSRKVPNQSDASSYDIVYMYAEAMKKGKVTGAPAKVAEERTAIRDQLRAQKDLPTVEGKITFGENGDSVKPIYVIEARGGRWNLFDAGGAK from the coding sequence GTGGTGATCGGCACCGTGCTGAAGTCGCTGGTCGCCCGGAAGCTACCGGCGTCCTCCGCCGCCATCGCCTACGCCACCGACGATGCCGTCTCCAAGTCGGTCGGCACCGCGGTGCTGCCCGGCCTTTTCACGGAAGCCAAGATCCCCCTCAAGGGTTCTGTCGATTTCCAGTACAAGGCGTTCGACCTGTCGCCGCAGGTGTCGCAGCTGGCGCAGATGAAAGCCGACGTGATCGGCTTCGGCGCTCCGCCGGAAGCGATGATCAATCTCGCCAAGGAAATGAAGCGCCAGGGCGTGACCGGGCGCCTGATCGCCGGGACCACCGTGGCCGATCCGGACCTGCCCGCGCGGTTCGGCGATGCCGGCGAAGGCACTCTAATCGGCACCACGTTCTATGACGACCTCAACGACGCCACCCGCAAGTTCGTCAAGGATTTCGGCGAACGCGCCACCAAGGCCGGCAGCAGCCGCAAGGTACCGAACCAGAGCGACGCCTCGTCCTATGACATCGTCTACATGTATGCAGAAGCGATGAAGAAGGGCAAAGTGACCGGCGCGCCGGCCAAGGTCGCCGAGGAGCGCACCGCGATCCGCGATCAGCTGCGCGCCCAGAAGGACCTGCCGACGGTGGAAGGCAAGATCACCTTCGGCGAGAACGGCGACTCCGTGAAGCCGATCTACGTCATCGAGGCCCGCGGCGGGCGCTGGAACCTGTTCGACGCCGGCGGCGCCAAGTAA